One window of the Acinonyx jubatus isolate Ajub_Pintada_27869175 chromosome A2, VMU_Ajub_asm_v1.0, whole genome shotgun sequence genome contains the following:
- the CISH gene encoding cytokine-inducible SH2-containing protein, which produces MVLCVQGPCSLLAVEQIGQRPLWTQSLELPEPAMQPLPAGSFLEEVAEETPAQPESEPKVLDPEEDLLCIAKTFSYLRESGWYWGSITASEARQHLQKMPEGTFLVRDSTHPSYLFTLSVKTTRGPTNVRIEYADSSFRLDSNCLSRPRILAFPDVVSLVQHYVASCTADTRSDSPEPAPTPALPTPKEDAPGDPALPAPAVTAVHLKLVQPFVRRSSARSLQHLCRLVINRLVADVDCLPLPRRMADYLRQYPFQL; this is translated from the exons ATGGTTCTCTGCGTTCAGGG ACCCTGTTCTTTGCTGGCTGTGGAGCAGATCGGGCAGCGGCCCCTGTGGACCCAGTCCCTGGAGCTGCCCGAACCAGCTATGCAGCCTTTGCCTGCCGGgtccttcctggaggaggtggcagagGAGACCCCAGCCCAGCCAGAGAGTGAACCCAAGGTGCTGGACCCTGAGGAGGATCTGCTATGCATAGCCAAGACTTTCTCTTACCTTCGGGAATCTG GCTGGTATTGGGGTTCCATTACGGCCAGCGAGGCCCGACAACACCTGCAGAAGATGCCAGAGGGCACGTTCCTGGTACGTGACAGCACCCACCCCAGCTATCTATTCACTCTGTCTGTCAAAACCACTCGAGGCCCCACCAACGTACGCATTGAGTACGCTGACTCCAGCTTCCGCCTGGACTCCAACTGCCTGTCCAGGCCACGCATCCTGGCCTTCCCAGACGTGGTCAGCCTCGTGCAGCACTATGTGGCCTCCTGTACTGCTGACACCCGAAGTGACAGCCCTGAACCTgcacccaccccagccctgcctaCCCCTAAGGAAGATGCACCTGGTGACCCAGCACTACCTGCCCCTGCAGTCACCGCCGTGCACCTAAAACTGGTGCAGCCCTTTGTGCGCAGAAGCAGTGCCCGCAGCCTGCAGCACCTGTGCCGCCTTGTCATCAACCGTCTGGTGGCTGATGTAGACTGCCTGCCACTGCCCCGGCGCATGGCTGACTACCTCCGACAGtaccccttccagctctga